One window of the Shewanella cyperi genome contains the following:
- the add gene encoding adenosine deaminase has translation MIDNSIPLVDLHRHLDGNVRVQTIWELGHQHGIALPASSLDTLAPFVQIQGKESSLVAFLKKLDWMVAVLADLDAVKRVAYENVADAALSGLDYAELRFSPYYMAMNHKLPIEGVVEAVIDGVAAGLKDYPQVKIKLIGIMSRSFGQDACTAELDGLLAHKNKLVAIDLAGDELGFPGALFNDHFARVRKADLQITVHAGEAAGPESMWQAIQELGATRIGHGVNAIRDPKLMEFLVEKRIGIESCPTSNLHTSTVKSYLDHPLRRFMEAGVLIGLNTDDPGVSAIDIAHEYKVVAEEMGFSAAELARLQRNGVEMAFLSDSERKALYAAKA, from the coding sequence ATGATTGATAATTCGATTCCTTTGGTGGATCTCCACCGGCATCTCGACGGCAATGTACGGGTGCAGACCATATGGGAGCTGGGCCATCAGCACGGTATTGCCTTGCCTGCGTCTTCCTTGGACACCCTGGCGCCCTTTGTGCAGATCCAGGGCAAAGAGTCCAGCCTGGTGGCTTTCTTGAAAAAGCTGGATTGGATGGTAGCCGTGCTGGCCGATCTGGATGCGGTCAAGCGGGTGGCCTATGAAAACGTGGCCGATGCCGCCCTGTCCGGCCTGGACTATGCCGAGCTGAGATTCAGCCCCTATTACATGGCCATGAACCATAAACTGCCCATCGAAGGTGTGGTGGAAGCGGTTATTGATGGCGTGGCCGCCGGCCTGAAAGACTATCCCCAGGTGAAGATTAAGCTTATCGGCATCATGTCACGTTCTTTCGGTCAGGACGCCTGCACCGCCGAATTGGATGGTTTGCTGGCCCATAAAAACAAGCTGGTGGCCATAGATCTGGCCGGTGATGAGCTGGGCTTCCCTGGCGCCCTGTTTAATGACCATTTTGCGCGGGTTCGCAAGGCGGACCTGCAGATCACAGTTCATGCCGGTGAAGCCGCCGGACCCGAGAGCATGTGGCAGGCGATTCAGGAACTGGGTGCGACCCGCATCGGCCACGGTGTCAATGCGATTCGCGATCCCAAGCTGATGGAATTCCTGGTGGAAAAACGCATCGGCATTGAGTCATGCCCCACCAGTAACCTGCACACCTCAACGGTCAAGTCCTACCTGGACCATCCGCTGCGCCGCTTTATGGAAGCCGGGGTGCTGATAGGTCTCAATACCGACGACCCAGGTGTCAGCGCCATCGATATAGCCCATGAGTACAAGGTTGTAGCCGAAGAGATGGGTTTCAGCGCCGCCGAGTTGGCCCGTCTGCAGCGCAATGGTGTGGAGATGGCTTTCCTGTCCGACAGCGAGCGCAAGGCACTGTATGCCGCCAAGGCCTGA
- the hemN gene encoding oxygen-independent coproporphyrinogen III oxidase yields MIEKYNYSGPRYTSYPTALEFNDAFTEQDLQRAISNSKSDKLSLYLHIPFCAKLCYYCGCNKVITRHAHKADQYIEYLANEIVSRAPLFKHYTVTQMHWGGGTPTFLSPEQILRLTDLLKQHFNFAAEGEFSIEVDPREIELSMLDTLKQAGFNRISVGVQDFNKQVQVAVNREQDEQFIFDLINRAKAMGFESTNVDLIYGLPHQTPETFAETIKRILDLSPDRLSVFNYAHLPSRFAAQRKIRDEDLPAPQQKLTMLQQTINTLTEAGYQYIGMDHFAKPDDELAKLQRAGKLHRNFQGYTTQEECDLLGLGVSSISQIGDCYAQNQKDIRPYYEAIDAQGHALWKGCNLNADDEIRRAVIKQLICHFELDMATIDQKFDLVFEDYFAQDLKLLQTFIDDKLVSIADRKITVSNTGQLLIRNICMCFDVYFREKARQQQFSRVI; encoded by the coding sequence ATGATCGAGAAATACAACTACAGCGGTCCACGTTATACCTCTTATCCAACGGCGCTGGAGTTTAACGATGCCTTTACCGAGCAGGATCTGCAGCGGGCCATATCCAACAGCAAGAGCGATAAGTTATCACTCTATCTACACATTCCATTTTGCGCAAAGCTTTGTTATTACTGCGGTTGTAATAAGGTAATCACTCGTCACGCCCACAAGGCCGATCAATACATAGAGTATTTGGCCAACGAGATTGTCAGCCGGGCACCGCTGTTCAAGCACTACACAGTGACCCAAATGCACTGGGGTGGTGGCACACCGACCTTCTTAAGCCCCGAGCAAATACTGCGTCTGACCGATCTGCTGAAGCAGCATTTCAACTTCGCTGCCGAAGGGGAATTCTCCATTGAGGTCGACCCCCGTGAGATTGAGCTGTCCATGCTCGACACCCTGAAACAGGCCGGCTTCAACCGTATTTCTGTTGGGGTACAGGATTTCAACAAGCAGGTACAGGTAGCGGTTAACCGCGAGCAGGACGAGCAGTTTATTTTCGACCTGATCAACCGCGCCAAGGCCATGGGTTTTGAGTCCACCAACGTGGATCTTATCTACGGTCTGCCACACCAGACTCCCGAGACTTTCGCCGAAACCATCAAGCGCATTCTCGACCTGTCACCGGACCGTCTGTCGGTGTTCAACTATGCTCACCTGCCGTCCCGCTTCGCTGCCCAGCGCAAGATCAGGGATGAAGATCTGCCCGCACCCCAGCAAAAGCTGACCATGTTGCAGCAGACCATCAATACACTGACCGAAGCCGGATACCAGTACATAGGTATGGACCACTTTGCCAAGCCCGATGATGAGCTGGCCAAGCTGCAACGGGCCGGTAAGCTGCACCGCAACTTCCAGGGCTACACCACCCAGGAGGAGTGCGACTTGTTGGGCCTCGGTGTATCGTCAATCAGCCAGATCGGCGACTGCTATGCCCAGAATCAGAAGGATATTCGTCCCTATTACGAGGCGATTGATGCCCAGGGTCACGCCCTGTGGAAAGGCTGCAACCTCAACGCCGACGATGAAATTCGCCGTGCGGTAATCAAGCAGCTCATTTGTCACTTCGAACTGGACATGGCCACCATAGACCAGAAGTTTGACCTGGTATTCGAAGATTACTTTGCCCAGGATCTCAAGCTGCTGCAGACCTTTATCGACGACAAACTGGTCAGCATAGCGGATCGCAAGATCACTGTGTCCAATACAGGGCAGTTGTTGATCCGCAATATCTGCATGTGCTTCGACGTCTACTTCCGCGAGAAGGCCCGTCAGCAACAGTTCTCCCGGGTTATCTAA
- a CDS encoding metal-dependent hydrolase family protein, whose protein sequence is MKKALLPLSLMLLSVQAQALTLIHAGQIIDGRSDAPMQQATLVLDGNLIQAIEPGYRAAAEGDTVIDWRDGTLMPGFIDMHTHLTFRGGEGAYLEPYTLNPADVALRGVLYGQKTMNAGFTTVRDLGDMGNASVALRNAINKGWVQGPRIYTAGTSIATTGGHADKTNGRNLELVGDPGPKEGVINGAAEAYKAVRQRYKEGADLIKITATGGVLSVAKSGENPQFTDEELKAIVAAASDYGFKVAVHAHGKEGIRRAILAGVNTIEHGTYMDKDLFPLMKKHNVALVPTLMAGEYVTEKAKIDGFFPELVRPKAAEIGPKIQTTFAAAYKAGVRIAFGTDAGVFEHGDNAREFSLMVAAGMPPMKAIQSATSVAAEVLGEPKIGILEPGRFADVVGVRGNPLKDIQLLERVSLVIKDGKVVKIPRGEQAE, encoded by the coding sequence ATGAAAAAAGCGCTGCTCCCTTTATCCCTGATGTTACTCAGTGTCCAGGCCCAGGCCCTGACGCTGATCCATGCTGGCCAGATTATCGATGGCCGTTCCGATGCCCCCATGCAGCAGGCGACCCTGGTGCTTGATGGCAACCTGATCCAGGCCATTGAGCCCGGCTATAGGGCCGCGGCCGAAGGCGATACCGTCATCGACTGGCGCGACGGTACCCTGATGCCCGGCTTTATCGACATGCATACCCATCTGACGTTCAGGGGGGGCGAGGGCGCGTATCTTGAACCTTACACTCTGAATCCGGCCGATGTGGCCCTGCGTGGTGTCTTGTACGGCCAGAAGACCATGAATGCCGGTTTTACCACTGTGCGGGATCTGGGGGACATGGGCAATGCTTCCGTGGCGCTGCGCAATGCCATCAACAAGGGCTGGGTACAGGGGCCAAGGATCTACACCGCTGGTACCAGCATAGCGACAACCGGCGGCCATGCCGATAAAACCAATGGCCGCAATCTGGAGCTGGTGGGCGATCCCGGGCCCAAGGAAGGGGTAATCAATGGTGCGGCCGAGGCCTACAAGGCGGTGCGCCAGCGTTATAAGGAAGGAGCCGACCTTATCAAGATCACTGCGACCGGCGGGGTGTTGTCGGTGGCCAAGAGCGGTGAAAATCCCCAGTTCACCGATGAAGAACTCAAAGCGATAGTGGCGGCCGCCAGTGATTATGGCTTTAAGGTGGCTGTGCATGCCCATGGCAAGGAAGGCATACGCCGCGCCATTCTCGCCGGGGTCAACACCATAGAGCACGGCACCTATATGGATAAGGACCTGTTCCCTTTAATGAAAAAACATAATGTTGCCTTGGTACCCACCCTGATGGCCGGTGAGTATGTGACCGAGAAGGCCAAGATTGACGGCTTCTTCCCCGAGTTGGTGCGCCCCAAGGCGGCGGAAATTGGTCCCAAGATCCAGACTACCTTCGCGGCGGCGTACAAGGCCGGGGTGCGTATTGCCTTCGGGACCGATGCCGGGGTGTTTGAGCATGGTGACAATGCCCGGGAATTCAGTCTGATGGTGGCGGCGGGTATGCCACCGATGAAGGCGATTCAGTCGGCCACCTCGGTGGCGGCCGAGGTCTTGGGTGAACCCAAAATCGGCATTCTGGAACCGGGCCGCTTTGCCGATGTGGTGGGGGTCAGAGGCAACCCGCTGAAAGATATCCAGCTGTTGGAGCGGGTGTCTTTGGTGATCAAGGACGGCAAGGTGGTCAAGATACCCAGAGGCGAACAAGCGGAGTGA
- a CDS encoding DUF2489 domain-containing protein: protein MLTTLTILGAAIILGLAGYATLLLLKVRKQQQQQVEEAKARKEQADTRRESVLGDIRYIALAMTEDRCEISEGVVRIARLFDVLSLTDRVSPDYPALFTHFERIKDHPIMDARQALPKQERMRLDFERMKSEAEFEQAILDEAKRLSDFKVSNH from the coding sequence ATGCTGACGACGCTGACCATTCTGGGGGCCGCCATTATTTTGGGCCTGGCAGGCTATGCCACTTTGCTGTTATTGAAGGTGCGTAAGCAGCAACAACAGCAAGTTGAAGAAGCCAAGGCACGCAAGGAGCAGGCCGATACCCGCCGCGAATCTGTGCTGGGGGATATCCGTTATATCGCCCTGGCCATGACCGAAGATCGCTGTGAAATTTCCGAAGGTGTGGTGCGGATAGCCCGCTTGTTTGATGTGCTGTCGCTCACCGACAGGGTCAGCCCAGACTATCCGGCGCTGTTTACTCACTTTGAGCGCATCAAGGATCATCCCATCATGGACGCGCGCCAGGCCCTGCCGAAGCAGGAGCGGATGCGACTCGACTTTGAACGCATGAAGTCCGAAGCCGAGTTCGAGCAGGCCATACTGGATGAGGCCAAGCGTCTCAGCGACTTCAAGGTCAGCAACCATTGA
- the yihI gene encoding Der GTPase-activating protein YihI, which translates to MTRIKKTRKGGENGPKRKPKLKKSEEVASSKRKRDSGNKAGSRHNEGMLNQASPSGSGRKSSNDPRHGSKKPVALTLTDSKPQAKVKQPKLSDEQKLLALEEDPRLNNLLDMLEEGRDLSAEDQSWLDKQLSKIEALMEKLGIADIDEAPASRPSSDDDLLEKFESGAELLKDYQQD; encoded by the coding sequence ATGACCCGTATCAAAAAGACGCGCAAGGGCGGCGAAAACGGCCCCAAACGCAAACCCAAACTGAAAAAGAGCGAAGAAGTCGCAAGCAGCAAACGCAAGCGTGACTCCGGCAACAAGGCTGGCAGCCGTCACAACGAAGGCATGCTGAACCAGGCCTCGCCCTCTGGAAGCGGACGCAAATCCAGTAATGACCCAAGGCACGGCAGTAAAAAGCCGGTGGCCCTCACGCTCACAGACAGCAAGCCACAGGCCAAGGTCAAACAACCCAAACTCAGTGACGAGCAAAAACTGTTGGCACTGGAGGAAGATCCGCGCCTCAACAACCTGCTGGATATGCTGGAAGAAGGTCGCGATCTCAGCGCAGAAGACCAAAGCTGGCTTGATAAGCAGCTCAGCAAGATTGAAGCGCTGATGGAAAAGCTGGGTATCGCGGACATCGACGAGGCTCCGGCCAGCCGCCCAAGCAGCGACGACGATCTGCTGGAGAAATTCGAATCCGGCGCCGAGTTACTGAAAGACTACCAGCAAGACTGA
- a CDS encoding methyltransferase domain-containing protein, with protein MQACPLCHHREAAFFHQDKKRSYFRCPRCELVFADVGSHLPPEAIRRRYGREPGGIKQKQLSQFLLPLLGELSKTTDARLQGLNYGRLLDASSLAIIEAAGHSLNQFDVYLAPRHDLLRCQYDFVSCFRVFEHFINPGREWELLVRLLKPGAFLAINTRLLQREDNFAKWHHKNNLAHVSFCSRATFEYLAAASGLGLLFAGNDLILMQKASGSDITRDLVSHLAD; from the coding sequence ATGCAAGCCTGCCCCCTGTGCCACCACAGAGAAGCCGCATTTTTTCACCAGGACAAGAAACGCAGCTACTTCCGTTGCCCACGCTGCGAGCTGGTGTTTGCGGATGTCGGCAGTCACCTGCCCCCCGAAGCGATTCGCCGCCGTTATGGTCGGGAGCCGGGCGGAATAAAGCAAAAGCAGTTGTCGCAGTTTTTGTTGCCGCTGCTGGGGGAATTGAGCAAAACCACGGATGCCAGACTCCAAGGCCTCAACTACGGCCGGCTTTTGGATGCCAGCAGCCTCGCCATAATTGAAGCCGCCGGTCACAGCCTTAACCAGTTCGATGTGTATCTTGCCCCCAGGCATGACCTGTTGCGATGCCAGTATGATTTTGTCAGCTGCTTTCGGGTCTTTGAGCACTTTATCAACCCGGGGCGCGAGTGGGAGTTGCTGGTTCGCCTGCTGAAGCCCGGCGCATTTTTGGCAATCAACACCCGTTTGTTGCAGCGGGAAGACAACTTTGCCAAATGGCATCACAAGAACAACCTGGCTCATGTCAGCTTCTGCAGCCGCGCAACCTTTGAATACCTGGCCGCGGCCAGTGGCCTTGGGCTATTATTTGCCGGAAACGACCTCATTCTGATGCAAAAAGCATCGGGATCTGATATAACACGCGACCTTGTTTCGCACCTTGCTGATTGA
- a CDS encoding c-type cytochrome, protein MKKLALALSVLAAMSSTAMAEGNAEAGKTKALVCSACHGMDGNSMIDMYPKLAGQHPQYLEKQLHDFQSAAKSGGKEGRMDPIMGGMAMPLSQQDIEDVAAFFASQSVQAIEVQDVPALGKQLYTGGDMSRGVTACMACHGPDGKGAGLAGFPSLAGQHANYIKIQLTKFRTKARANDLNGMMQDIAGKLTDADIEALSKYIAGLK, encoded by the coding sequence ATGAAGAAATTAGCTCTTGCGCTGTCTGTTCTCGCTGCCATGTCTTCCACTGCAATGGCTGAAGGCAATGCCGAAGCGGGAAAAACCAAAGCTCTCGTCTGTTCAGCCTGCCACGGCATGGATGGCAACAGCATGATCGACATGTACCCCAAACTGGCCGGTCAGCACCCTCAATATCTGGAAAAGCAATTGCACGACTTCCAGAGTGCTGCCAAATCAGGTGGTAAAGAAGGCCGTATGGATCCCATCATGGGTGGCATGGCCATGCCTCTGAGTCAGCAGGACATTGAAGATGTTGCGGCATTTTTCGCCAGCCAATCAGTTCAAGCCATTGAAGTACAAGATGTACCAGCCCTTGGCAAACAACTGTACACAGGTGGTGATATGTCCCGCGGCGTGACTGCCTGTATGGCCTGTCATGGTCCCGATGGTAAAGGTGCTGGTCTGGCCGGTTTCCCATCTCTGGCTGGTCAACATGCCAATTACATCAAGATCCAGCTGACTAAGTTCCGCACCAAGGCCCGCGCCAACGATCTGAACGGCATGATGCAGGATATCGCCGGCAAGCTGACCGATGCGGATATCGAAGCTCTGTCAAAGTACATCGCCGGTCTGAAATAA
- the yihA gene encoding ribosome biogenesis GTP-binding protein YihA/YsxC translates to MTQTRIDFRQTKFLISAPDIAHLDQHLPGDVGVEIAFAGRSNAGKSSALNALTEQKNLARTSKTPGRTQLINVFALDEHRRLVDLPGYGFAQVPLAMKQKWQHALGEYLQKRACLSGVVVLMDIRHPLKDLDMQMIEWAVASEIPVLALLTKADKLAQSAKMKTVNEVRKELAEFGDWVRVEPFSSLKGTGKPKVLAILDEWCHPEWLEQAEEPDGQA, encoded by the coding sequence GTGACTCAGACCCGGATTGATTTTCGCCAAACCAAATTTCTTATCAGCGCCCCGGACATAGCGCATCTGGATCAACATCTTCCCGGTGATGTAGGTGTAGAGATTGCTTTTGCCGGTCGCTCCAATGCCGGCAAATCCAGTGCTCTCAATGCCTTGACCGAACAAAAGAACCTGGCGCGCACCAGTAAAACCCCGGGCCGAACCCAGCTGATCAACGTATTTGCTTTGGATGAGCACAGGCGTTTGGTGGACCTGCCCGGTTATGGTTTTGCCCAGGTACCGTTGGCAATGAAACAAAAATGGCAACATGCGCTGGGAGAATATCTGCAAAAGCGTGCCTGTCTCAGCGGTGTGGTGGTGTTGATGGATATCAGGCATCCGCTCAAAGATCTTGATATGCAGATGATCGAATGGGCCGTTGCCAGTGAAATTCCGGTGCTGGCCCTGCTGACCAAGGCCGACAAACTGGCACAGAGCGCGAAGATGAAGACAGTCAATGAGGTGCGCAAGGAGTTGGCCGAGTTCGGTGACTGGGTGCGGGTCGAACCTTTCTCATCGTTGAAGGGTACGGGTAAGCCCAAGGTACTGGCGATTCTTGACGAATGGTGTCATCCCGAGTGGTTGGAGCAGGCCGAGGAGCCGGATGGCCAGGCTTAA
- the polA gene encoding DNA polymerase I → MPEIAHDPLILVDGSSYLYRAYYAPPHLTNSKGEATGAVYGVVNMLRSLLSRYQPSQMAVVFDAKGPTFRNEMYTEYKAHRPPMPDDLRSQIAPLHRIIRALGLPLLCIPGVEADDVIGTIAVQAAAEGRSVLISTGDKDMAQLVNPHITLINTMTDTIMGPEEVTTKFGVGPELIIDLLALMGDKADNIPGLPGVGEKTALAMLTGAGGVGKLLAEPDSVTELGFRGAKTMAAKIRDNTEMLELSYRLATIKTDVTLEQDWHSLSLTDPDRDELIACYGEMEFKRWLAEVLDNKSPRGNAKNGAQTQDAQASQDAGPAPVIDTQYDTILTEAQLDSWLERLRQAELFAVDTETTSLDYMQAELVGLSFAIEAGKAAYLPIGHDYPGAPEQLPRQLVLDKLKPLLEDPAVHKVGQNIKYDMSVLANAGINLKGVVFDTMLESYVFNSVASRHDMDGLALKYLGHKNIAFEDIAGKGAKQLTFNQIALEQAAPYAAEDADITLRLHQHLWPRLEREQGLASVFKELELPLIDVLSDIERRGVLIDAMLLSQQSDELARKIDQLEQQAHEIAGGPFNLSSTKQLQELFFDKLGYPVLKKTPKGAPSTAEEVLVELALDYPLPKIILEHRSLTKLKSTYTDKLPLMINGKTGRVHTSYHQANAATGRLSSSDPNLQNIPIRTEEGRRIRQAFIAPEGKLILAADYSQIELRIMAHLSQDPGLLKAFAEGKDIHRATAAEVFDVAFETVTPEQRRRAKAVNFGLIYGMSAFGLARQLDIPRNEAQSYIDTYFARYPGVLKYMEETRAAAAEQGYVSTLFGRRLYLPEIRDRNAMRRQAAERAAINAPMQGTAADIIKKAMIAIQHWIATETQGEISMIMQVHDELVFEVDADKAEALKSKICSLMAAAANLNVPLLAEAGLGDNWDQAH, encoded by the coding sequence ATGCCAGAAATAGCCCACGACCCACTCATCCTGGTGGATGGTTCTTCCTACCTGTATCGCGCCTATTATGCCCCGCCACACCTGACCAACTCCAAGGGTGAAGCCACGGGTGCCGTTTACGGTGTGGTTAATATGCTGCGCAGTTTGCTGTCCCGCTACCAGCCCAGCCAGATGGCGGTGGTCTTTGATGCCAAGGGACCGACCTTCCGCAACGAGATGTACACAGAATACAAGGCCCACAGACCGCCGATGCCGGACGATCTGCGCAGCCAGATTGCGCCTTTGCATCGCATTATCAGAGCCTTGGGCCTGCCACTGCTGTGCATTCCCGGCGTCGAGGCCGACGACGTGATAGGCACTATAGCAGTGCAGGCCGCCGCCGAGGGCCGCAGCGTGCTGATCAGCACAGGCGATAAGGACATGGCCCAGCTGGTCAATCCCCATATCACACTGATCAACACCATGACCGACACCATAATGGGGCCGGAAGAGGTGACCACCAAGTTTGGAGTCGGACCCGAACTGATTATCGACCTGCTGGCACTGATGGGCGACAAGGCCGACAACATCCCGGGTCTGCCCGGTGTGGGTGAGAAGACCGCACTGGCCATGCTCACTGGCGCCGGTGGTGTCGGCAAACTGCTGGCCGAACCCGACAGCGTTACCGAATTGGGCTTTCGCGGTGCCAAAACCATGGCGGCCAAGATCCGTGACAATACCGAGATGCTGGAGCTGTCCTACCGCCTGGCGACCATTAAGACAGACGTTACCCTGGAACAGGACTGGCACAGCCTGTCTTTGACCGACCCCGACCGAGACGAGCTGATTGCCTGCTACGGCGAAATGGAATTCAAGCGTTGGCTGGCAGAAGTTCTGGATAACAAGAGTCCCAGAGGAAACGCCAAAAATGGCGCGCAAACTCAAGATGCTCAAGCGTCACAGGATGCCGGCCCAGCTCCTGTCATTGACACCCAGTACGATACCATTTTGACCGAAGCGCAACTGGACAGCTGGCTGGAGCGCCTGCGCCAGGCGGAACTCTTTGCGGTCGATACCGAAACCACCAGTCTCGACTACATGCAGGCCGAACTCGTTGGCCTGTCCTTCGCCATCGAAGCCGGCAAGGCCGCCTACCTGCCAATTGGCCACGACTATCCAGGCGCGCCGGAGCAGTTGCCACGCCAGCTGGTGCTCGACAAACTCAAGCCATTGCTCGAAGACCCGGCCGTTCATAAGGTGGGTCAGAACATTAAGTACGATATGAGTGTGCTCGCCAACGCCGGCATTAATCTCAAAGGTGTGGTCTTTGATACCATGCTCGAGTCCTACGTGTTCAACTCTGTGGCCTCCCGTCACGACATGGACGGCTTGGCACTCAAGTACCTGGGCCACAAGAATATTGCCTTCGAAGACATAGCGGGCAAAGGCGCCAAGCAGCTGACCTTCAACCAGATAGCCCTGGAACAGGCCGCACCCTACGCCGCCGAAGACGCGGATATTACCCTGCGCCTGCACCAACATTTGTGGCCAAGACTGGAACGTGAACAAGGATTGGCAAGCGTGTTCAAGGAGTTGGAACTGCCACTGATCGATGTGCTGTCAGACATTGAGCGCCGGGGTGTATTGATCGATGCCATGTTGCTGTCACAGCAAAGCGATGAACTGGCACGCAAGATAGATCAGCTGGAACAGCAAGCCCACGAGATCGCCGGCGGGCCCTTCAACCTGTCGTCCACCAAGCAATTGCAGGAACTGTTCTTTGACAAGCTGGGTTACCCAGTGTTGAAGAAGACGCCCAAGGGTGCGCCATCCACCGCCGAGGAAGTCTTGGTAGAGCTGGCACTGGATTATCCCCTGCCGAAAATCATCCTTGAACACCGCAGCCTGACCAAGCTCAAGAGCACCTATACGGACAAGCTGCCGCTGATGATCAACGGCAAAACGGGGCGGGTACACACCAGCTATCACCAGGCCAATGCCGCCACCGGCCGTCTGTCGTCCAGCGATCCCAACCTGCAGAACATTCCCATTCGCACCGAGGAAGGTCGCCGTATTCGCCAGGCCTTTATCGCCCCCGAAGGCAAACTGATCCTGGCGGCCGACTATTCCCAGATTGAATTGCGGATCATGGCGCACCTGTCCCAGGATCCCGGCCTGCTGAAGGCCTTTGCCGAAGGCAAGGACATTCACAGGGCCACCGCCGCCGAAGTCTTTGATGTGGCCTTCGAAACAGTGACACCTGAGCAGCGTCGCCGCGCCAAGGCGGTCAACTTTGGTTTGATTTACGGCATGTCAGCCTTCGGCCTCGCCCGCCAGCTCGACATCCCCCGCAACGAGGCCCAAAGCTATATAGATACTTACTTTGCCCGCTATCCAGGGGTGCTCAAGTATATGGAAGAAACCCGGGCCGCCGCCGCAGAACAGGGCTATGTCAGCACCCTGTTTGGTCGCCGGTTGTATTTGCCGGAAATCCGCGATCGCAACGCCATGCGCCGCCAGGCCGCCGAACGCGCAGCGATCAACGCCCCAATGCAGGGCACGGCCGCCGACATTATCAAGAAGGCCATGATTGCCATTCAGCACTGGATAGCCACCGAGACCCAAGGTGAAATCAGCATGATAATGCAGGTACACGATGAACTGGTGTTTGAGGTGGATGCCGACAAGGCCGAAGCATTGAAGAGCAAGATCTGCAGCCTGATGGCGGCAGCCGCCAACCTGAATGTTCCGCTATTGGCGGAAGCCGGTCTCGGCGACAACTGGGATCAAGCCCACTAA